A genome region from Sediminispirochaeta bajacaliforniensis DSM 16054 includes the following:
- a CDS encoding NAD(P)H-dependent glycerol-3-phosphate dehydrogenase, whose protein sequence is MSNEQQLNHIGVINAGAWGTAVAKVLAEKGHQVTIWEPMESVVKEINKERKNSRFLLGVTLPDTIIATTDLNEAAGNKDYLILATPSLYIVDIAKKLITIPEIMEGKTVIGVLTKGFIDIGFGPTLITKALEDYLPGFYKGSLVYLSGPSHAEEVARGKLTGLISASANGRNAIRFRQIFASTNLMLFSSLDTTGVQTCAAVKNVIAIAFGMLDALKELSDLFGDNTESLLLAAGLNEIQIIGQAIGATHPETFTSIAGVGDLDVTCRSRYGRNRRFGSEIIKAGITRQFSDLEDLIRNIHKIGYLPEGAVASKYVHAIVEDKKLKLPICDMVYRILNREHEPLEALTTLMRGLTGPSFALPSEGNE, encoded by the coding sequence ATGAGCAACGAACAACAGCTAAACCATATTGGGGTTATTAATGCCGGTGCATGGGGAACCGCCGTCGCAAAGGTCCTGGCGGAAAAAGGCCATCAGGTCACTATCTGGGAACCCATGGAATCGGTTGTGAAAGAAATCAACAAGGAACGGAAAAACAGCCGTTTTCTACTTGGTGTGACACTACCGGATACGATCATTGCCACCACCGATCTCAACGAAGCAGCTGGAAATAAAGATTATCTGATTCTTGCCACTCCTTCTCTCTATATTGTCGATATAGCAAAGAAACTCATCACCATTCCGGAAATTATGGAAGGGAAAACGGTCATCGGCGTTCTGACAAAGGGCTTTATCGATATTGGTTTCGGCCCTACCCTCATTACCAAAGCGCTGGAGGATTATCTTCCCGGCTTCTATAAAGGCTCTCTGGTCTATCTATCCGGCCCCAGCCATGCCGAAGAAGTAGCCCGGGGAAAGCTGACGGGCCTAATAAGTGCATCGGCAAACGGACGAAATGCCATACGGTTCAGGCAGATCTTTGCCTCGACAAACCTGATGCTCTTCTCCAGTCTCGATACCACCGGTGTACAAACCTGTGCCGCCGTCAAGAACGTCATCGCGATCGCCTTCGGCATGCTTGATGCGCTCAAGGAGCTTTCAGATCTCTTCGGCGACAATACCGAAAGCCTCTTACTGGCTGCCGGGTTAAATGAGATACAGATAATCGGCCAGGCTATAGGTGCGACCCATCCTGAAACTTTTACCAGTATAGCCGGGGTTGGAGACCTCGACGTGACCTGCCGCAGCCGCTACGGAAGGAACCGCCGTTTCGGGAGTGAAATCATCAAAGCGGGGATCACCAGACAGTTTTCAGACCTCGAGGATCTGATACGAAACATCCATAAGATCGGTTATCTGCCGGAAGGGGCGGTTGCCAGTAAGTATGTCCATGCCATTGTTGAAGACAAGAAGCTGAAACTTCCTATCTGCGACATGGTATACCGAATACTGAACAGGGAACATGAGCCCCTCGAGGCCCTGACGACCCTCATGCGCGGGCTTACCGGCCCCTCTTTCGCCTTGCCGAGTGAGGGAAACGAGTAG
- a CDS encoding B12-binding domain-containing radical SAM protein, which produces MNFFESDHPVALFLSPPIYDFALYDLFLRPYGLLRIASWFQASGYHVRVVDALDPDLPLGGGRRRPKRKANGTGKFFRSPVSLPEGMAPIPRRYSRYGVPPAMLRSLLLDGPSPDVVFIAGGMTYWYQGVAEVAALCRSLWQDIPIIVGGVYASLLPGHCNALPGVDLAIVGSPDAGSGAERLARLLGERALPVPEGAVPLFPLLHRAIMRNGAAPIRLNRGCPYRCDYCASHRLEPSWRGGDVELLFSYVRELYERYGVRNFAFYDDALLVDKERLFLPFLDMILRKLPGLSFWTPNAMHLRFLDLETAILMRRAGFREARFGYESESEAFHLEHDGKFRPSEASRSFQALRRAGFKRSDVLLYVLGALPGQSREALFSAIKGGRASGFGVQVAEFSPVPGSLLWNTCVEQSRYPIDREPLYQNNSFMPMEWEGLRREDLEEAKRFARMG; this is translated from the coding sequence ATGAACTTTTTCGAATCCGACCATCCGGTGGCACTTTTTTTGTCCCCCCCGATTTATGATTTTGCGTTGTATGATCTCTTTCTGCGGCCCTATGGCCTTTTACGGATTGCCTCGTGGTTTCAGGCCTCCGGTTACCACGTCAGGGTGGTCGATGCGCTGGATCCCGATTTACCGCTTGGAGGCGGCAGAAGGCGGCCGAAGCGTAAGGCAAACGGGACAGGCAAATTTTTCCGTTCTCCGGTTTCTTTGCCTGAGGGAATGGCCCCGATTCCAAGACGCTACAGCCGCTACGGGGTTCCTCCTGCCATGCTCCGCTCGCTTCTGCTTGACGGACCTTCACCCGATGTTGTGTTTATCGCCGGCGGTATGACCTACTGGTACCAGGGGGTCGCGGAAGTTGCGGCTCTCTGTCGTTCCTTGTGGCAGGATATACCGATTATCGTGGGTGGAGTCTATGCCTCCCTTCTTCCCGGCCATTGCAACGCTCTACCCGGTGTCGATCTTGCGATTGTGGGGTCTCCCGACGCCGGCAGTGGTGCAGAGAGGCTTGCCCGCTTACTTGGGGAGCGGGCCTTGCCTGTTCCTGAAGGCGCCGTGCCACTGTTCCCTTTACTGCACCGGGCGATCATGCGCAACGGTGCCGCTCCTATCAGACTAAATCGGGGCTGCCCCTATCGCTGCGACTATTGCGCTTCACATCGTCTTGAACCTTCCTGGCGTGGTGGTGATGTCGAGCTGCTTTTTTCCTATGTACGGGAGTTGTACGAACGCTACGGGGTGAGGAATTTCGCCTTCTACGACGATGCGCTTCTTGTGGATAAAGAACGACTTTTTCTCCCTTTTCTCGATATGATTCTTCGCAAACTTCCGGGGCTCTCTTTCTGGACCCCGAATGCAATGCATCTCCGCTTTCTCGATCTCGAAACGGCAATTCTTATGCGAAGAGCGGGATTCCGGGAGGCCCGTTTCGGCTACGAGTCGGAATCGGAGGCGTTTCACCTTGAACATGACGGCAAATTCCGGCCCTCGGAGGCCTCCCGTTCCTTTCAGGCCCTGCGCCGAGCCGGTTTTAAGCGTTCCGATGTCTTGCTTTATGTTCTCGGCGCCCTCCCGGGGCAAAGCAGAGAGGCCCTGTTTTCAGCAATAAAAGGAGGAAGAGCCAGCGGCTTCGGTGTTCAGGTTGCCGAATTCAGCCCTGTTCCCGGAAGCCTGCTGTGGAACACCTGCGTCGAACAAAGCCGCTACCCCATAGATCGTGAACCCCTGTATCAGAATAACAGCTTCATGCCTATGGAGTGGGAGGGGCTGCGCCGAGAAGATCTGGAGGAAGCAAAGCGATTTGCCCGTATGGGGTGA
- a CDS encoding protein kinase family protein, producing MDLEGVTINNCYLIRSKISDDGIIEFWNAHAVYSANTFTICFISRKRSEFPATVLEDLRTLFFRLYEVKDRNIETLIELGFYDEYPFISILRDTGIPLTDKLNSGWKLPFKDALPLFSGIVDSLYYLETAGLHHGFVSFETISIDPVSVLHTQLNDSYVQGLLPFYDENNVPDWIQKRLLFLYNYRTKLSNIDLHRDIYSLGMTLYSLLFGISAFQVRDGYYFPSKDVIRHISLSGNARKIIERMLFSPRKFSSIKELRDMISALFYERNALELLEKSEYQKKQLSINKKGYTQALRGQNNTISLWKLWDTVSGFFRNLFVRSHNSREKAEDIVDIPDTAELLEIDENAEKEGEKVSWQINRTFDDYFLGYRKSSKPNNNMPIQNSEGGKKQDDMEEAAYTEPIRGPIYHTDTTKTREDRTSEDNMDSPLSTSRKQDRMKDLRVTAKSFKLVEPITETKKIPFPGPHAQTIDYSVSEVVQTDFEKDKQIPGKHENSPQMTRHGCWYRFLHWIRSLADRS from the coding sequence ATGGACCTTGAAGGGGTTACCATTAATAATTGTTACCTTATCCGTTCGAAAATATCTGATGATGGAATTATCGAATTTTGGAATGCTCATGCCGTATATTCTGCAAATACTTTTACGATCTGTTTTATAAGTCGCAAGAGATCAGAATTCCCTGCTACGGTACTGGAAGATCTGCGGACGCTTTTTTTTCGCCTTTATGAAGTGAAGGATAGGAATATTGAGACGTTGATTGAGCTTGGCTTTTACGATGAATATCCTTTTATTTCAATTCTGCGTGATACTGGTATTCCTTTGACCGATAAACTCAATTCCGGCTGGAAATTACCTTTTAAAGATGCGCTTCCCCTTTTTTCCGGGATCGTCGATAGCTTGTACTACTTGGAGACCGCGGGGCTCCATCATGGATTTGTATCGTTTGAAACTATTTCCATTGATCCTGTATCGGTTTTGCATACACAGCTTAACGATAGCTATGTACAGGGCCTGTTGCCTTTCTACGATGAAAACAATGTTCCCGATTGGATTCAGAAGCGTTTGCTTTTCCTTTATAACTATCGTACCAAACTATCGAATATAGATCTCCATCGTGATATATACTCATTGGGCATGACCCTCTATTCCTTGTTATTTGGGATAAGCGCATTTCAAGTACGGGACGGTTACTATTTTCCGAGCAAAGATGTGATTAGGCATATTTCATTATCTGGGAATGCCCGAAAAATTATAGAACGAATGCTTTTTTCTCCCAGAAAATTCTCTTCAATAAAAGAGTTGCGGGATATGATTTCCGCTCTCTTTTACGAAAGAAATGCATTGGAATTGTTGGAAAAATCAGAATATCAAAAAAAACAGCTATCAATCAATAAAAAAGGATATACACAAGCTCTCCGGGGACAAAACAATACCATTAGCTTATGGAAACTATGGGATACCGTTTCCGGATTTTTTCGGAATCTCTTTGTCAGATCCCATAATTCCAGAGAAAAAGCAGAGGACATTGTAGACATTCCGGATACTGCAGAATTACTGGAAATAGATGAAAATGCCGAAAAAGAGGGTGAAAAGGTTTCATGGCAGATAAATCGCACCTTTGATGATTATTTCCTCGGGTACAGGAAATCATCGAAGCCCAATAATAATATGCCAATTCAAAATAGTGAGGGCGGTAAAAAACAAGACGATATGGAAGAAGCGGCATATACGGAACCCATACGTGGCCCTATTTATCATACTGACACTACCAAAACGAGAGAGGACCGTACCAGTGAAGATAACATGGATAGCCCTCTTTCGACGTCTCGGAAGCAGGATAGGATGAAAGATTTACGGGTAACGGCCAAATCTTTTAAGCTTGTTGAACCCATCACCGAGACAAAGAAGATCCCGTTTCCCGGCCCTCATGCCCAGACGATTGATTATTCCGTGTCTGAGGTTGTGCAAACCGATTTTGAGAAAGATAAACAAATTCCAGGCAAACATGAAAACTCACCGCAGATGACTCGTCATGGATGTTGGTACCGTTTTTTGCATTGGATACGATCATTAGCTGATAGATCTTAG
- a CDS encoding metallophosphoesterase → MKITPELIRKVIKILGNNKNRPKDREGRPGGLIDISKDKREVIVIGDLHGAYDNLVKIVAHDGNDKALEAGKSLVVFIGDGVHNDQTGHMLEMESSLLVLEEMFRLILTYGENVLYIRGNHDTFDERLAKSGIQQGKIFREFLLQHRGEEYVESVSDFFESLPLFIIGNGFVITHAGPVRGGCGRDELINAYSDQEICHQLMWNRLHEFRGTPSLKEYDERDIRKMLKALDLPEELPFIVGHNPMWNTGNLTGIWRDIIGIKNHIIIYTNLQTRAPYLKIHDGEITDVFAIEKERERFYV, encoded by the coding sequence ATGAAGATAACGCCGGAACTGATACGAAAAGTAATTAAGATTCTCGGTAATAATAAGAATCGTCCAAAGGATCGGGAGGGACGACCTGGCGGATTAATAGATATCTCAAAAGACAAACGTGAGGTCATTGTTATCGGCGATCTCCATGGAGCTTACGATAATCTTGTAAAAATTGTCGCCCATGATGGGAACGATAAAGCTCTTGAGGCGGGAAAATCGCTTGTGGTTTTTATCGGCGATGGTGTGCATAACGATCAAACGGGGCATATGCTTGAAATGGAAAGTTCCCTTCTTGTCCTTGAGGAGATGTTTCGTTTAATTTTGACATATGGCGAAAATGTTCTTTATATCAGAGGCAATCACGATACTTTCGACGAACGTCTGGCGAAAAGTGGGATCCAACAGGGGAAAATTTTTCGTGAATTTTTGCTGCAGCACCGTGGAGAAGAATATGTTGAAAGCGTTAGTGATTTTTTTGAAAGCCTCCCGCTCTTTATTATCGGTAATGGGTTTGTCATTACCCATGCAGGCCCTGTCAGAGGGGGATGCGGAAGAGATGAATTGATCAACGCGTATAGTGATCAGGAAATATGTCATCAACTGATGTGGAACCGCCTTCATGAATTCCGCGGAACTCCAAGCTTGAAAGAATACGACGAACGTGACATCCGAAAGATGCTGAAAGCCTTGGATCTGCCCGAGGAACTGCCGTTTATTGTCGGCCATAATCCCATGTGGAATACCGGAAATTTAACGGGGATTTGGAGGGATATTATTGGTATAAAGAATCATATTATCATCTATACAAATCTGCAGACCAGAGCTCCCTACCTTAAAATCCATGATGGTGAGATTACCGATGTGTTTGCCATAGAAAAAGAACGGGAGAGATTCTATGTCTGA